A window of the Bufo gargarizans isolate SCDJY-AF-19 chromosome 1, ASM1485885v1, whole genome shotgun sequence genome harbors these coding sequences:
- the LOC122930301 gene encoding beta-crystallin A2-like, translated as MSQIVLYSGEMFTESYDTYATDVQNYQEVTSLPQVKSLKVSSGTWIVFSEKDFSGDIAVYKAGNYGSGLKVKTIGSFRKLSGHLENPVITVFDQTSYQGSHQEYKDPEYQTVRLPILSHKVGNGVWILYNSAGLHGKSIVSIQGDEVTDESVTALEGPVKSLKAYLIYEGEKQ; from the coding sequence ATGAGCCAGATCGTCCTGTACTCTGGAGAAATGTTTACTGAGTCTTATGATACCTATGCAACTGACGTACAAAATTATCAGGAAGTCACCAGCCTGCCTCAAGTGAAATCCCTTAAAGTTAGCAGTGGAACCTGGATCGTGTTCTCTGAGAAAGACTTCAGTGGAGACATCGCTGTCTACAAGGCAGGGAACTATGGATCTGGTCTAAAGGTCAAAACAATTGGATCTTTCCGGAAGCTTTCTGGACATTTGGAGAATCCTGTGATCACTGTGTTTGACCAAACCAGCTATCAAGGATCACATCAAGAATATAAAGACCCTGAATATCAAACTGTGAGACTGCCAATCCTGTCTCACAAAGTGGGCAATGGGGTTTGGATCCTGTATAATAGCGCAGGTCTCCATGGGAAAAGCATTGTCAGCATCCAAGGAGATGAGGTCACTGATGAATCAGTCACAGCATTGGAAGGTCCGGTGAAATCCCTGAAGGCCTACCTGATCTACGAGGGAGAAAAACAATAA